A window from Acropora palmata chromosome 14, jaAcrPala1.3, whole genome shotgun sequence encodes these proteins:
- the LOC141865512 gene encoding uncharacterized protein LOC141865512 — translation MTVGEGDTSLVFLDGKDILSLKTEELKAELDKRGLKKSGNKCTLVERLRAAMISEHISQTFENDHKHSQVKEKPIKANSHIQEQEIYSFIETKVREVCLHEIEKLKSEASSSYANETISSLQKENDTLKQRLQELESRHTNMKKETTTLIDENKSLMTAIRLLNNELQTVLKADDVRCSRPNECPDKKDWQVVGAKEKKEKTKIRKRNPEKNENEDVVNSSSQAPRQSTSNSAQSTDQKPCVIIAGDSMLKFINGRKLSSQISNQGLTYVKAFPGATVEDMSDYIMPSLRRKPEEVILHVGTNNLKSSEPRDIAEGIINLGLKIQNHSPDCKITISSLISRSDQTLNGKIKDVNKIVNQFAKQHAWRTIPHSNIKNEHLNASGLHLNVQGTKLLAKNLISHLRNS, via the coding sequence ATGACAGTGGGAGAAGGTGACACAAGTTTGGTATTTCTAGACGGTAAAGATATTTTGTCCCTGAAAACTGAAGAACTAAAGGCTGAGCTAGACAAACGGGGACTCAAGAAGAGTGGAAATAAGTGTACTTTGGTAGAACGTTTGCGCGCCGCCATGATATCTGAACATATCTCTCAAACGTTTGAAAATGACCACAAACACTCACAAGTTAAGGAGAAACCTATCAAGGCTAACTCGCATATCCAAGAGCAAGAAATATACTCATTTATAGAAACCAAAGTGAGAGAGGTATGCCTTCATGAAATCGAAAAGTTAAAATCAGAGGCAAGTTCATCTTATGCAAATGAAACTATTTCGTcgcttcaaaaagaaaatgacaccCTCAAACAAAGGCTGCAAGAGTTAGAATCTCGCCatacaaacatgaaaaaagaaactacaaCCCTTAtcgatgaaaacaaaagcctcATGACAGCAATTAGGCTCTTAAACAATGAATTGCAAACTGTATTGAAAGCGGACGACGTGAGATGTTCTCGGCCCAATGAGTGTCCAGATAAGAAAGATTGGCAAGTAGTTGGCGctaaagagaaaaaggaaaaaaccaaaataaggaaaagaaacccagaaaagaatgaaaacgaagatGTAGTAAATTCCAGCTCGCAAGCACCAAGACAAAGTACTTCAAATTCGGCCCAGTCAACTGATCAGAAACCCTGTGTTATCATCGCGGGTGATTCGATGTTAAAGTTTATTAACGGTCGAAAACTTTCAAGCCAAATTTCTAACCAAGGCTTGACTTATGTCAAGGCCTTTCCAGGGGCGACGGTAGAAGACATGTCCGACTACATAATGCCCTCTCTTCGCAGAAAACCTGAAGAAGTCATCCTTCATGTTGGCACGAACAACCTCAAGTCCTCCGAGCCGCGAGATATTGCTGAAGGTATCATCAATCTGGGATTAAAGATACAAAATCACTCCCCGGACTGCAAGATTACTATTTCATCGTTAATTTCAAGATCAGACCAAACTCTTAACGGCAAAATCAAAGATGTGAACAAAATCGTGAACCAATTTGCCAAGCAGCATGCCTGGAGAACAATTCCACACTCCAACATTAAGAACGAACATCTTAATGCAAGTGGACTTCACTTGAATGTACAAGGTACTAAATTATTAGCTAAAAATCTTATTTCACATCTAAGGAACTCTTGA
- the LOC141865514 gene encoding beta-1,3-galactosyltransferase 1-like — protein sequence MLLGMKSKRLSCVLLAGFFSYFTFLWLWYCARDTFYINREESGVKRPQFWFSHLQPLRNMFRNLTLDRKDKNHCMVASDEFSDLNEKGVKESVLLLIVVSTAPSRQDRREAIRQTWWTKCRGKVVCKFFTDGIQISKEDQQKLLQEKQVYKDLEFQPIIGGRTFGLRYLYQMMWAAAKYDFKYYLRLDDDYFVCLGRLLHELRYRPSKMLCWGSYHCNTDLSYVDEAWTLFTHDVIVSILSQDPQRMLCHPHADQELPIWMESVFNKTENLIRFDDQRLYHYPPARTVERFKSLANPCDSHIGIHGSSPELMRIFWNSDSDKAKSVSPLTEFSATCGKPFVFDISLMGDPYKFDLRPCIQNPLWTPEETMWTGVLSGARKGTFPCP from the exons ATGCTACTAGGCATGAAGAGCAAACGTCTAAGCTGTGTCCTTTTGGCTggctttttttcttacttcaCCTTTCTATGGTTATGGTATTGTGCCAGAGATACCTTTTACATAAATCGCGAAGAATCGGGAGTTAAGAGACCACAATTTTGGTTCTCGCACCTGCAGCCTCTGCGAAACATGTTCAGAAACTTGACACTAgacagaaaagacaaaaaccaCTGCATGGTTGCATCAGATGAATTTAGTGATTTGAATGAGAAGGGAGTAAAAGAATCTGTTCTGCTTCTTATCGTTGTGTCAACGGCTCCTTCTCGACAAGATAGAAGAGAAGCTATAAGGCAGACATGGTGGACAAAATGTCGCGGAAAG GTGGTGTGCAAGTTTTTCACGGATGGCATCCAAATTTCTAAAGAAGATCAACAGAAACTCTTACAAGAAAAACAGGTTTACAAAGACCTCGAATTTCAACCAATTATTGGCGGTAGAACATTTGGTCTTCGATATCTTTACCAGATGATGTGGGCCGCAGCCAAATACGATTTCAAGTATTATCTAAGGCTAGATGAcgattattttgtttgtctcGGAAGACTCCTACACGAGTTACGATACAGGCCGAGCAAGATGTTATGCTGGGGCTCTTACCACTGCAACACAGATCTTTCTTACGTAGATGAGGCCTGGACGCTATTTACTCATGACGTCATTGTCAGCATTCTATCCCAGGATCCCCAGCGAATGCTTTGCCATCCCCACGCTGATCAAGAACTCCCAATCTGGATGGAAAGCGTGTTCAACAAAACTGAGAATTTAATTCGTTTTGATGACCAACGGCTTTATCATTATCCCCCAGCGAGGACAGTCGAAAGATTTAAAAGCTTGGCAAATCCTTGTGATTCCCACATTGGCATTCACGGGAGCTCGCCTGAATTAATGCGCATTTTCTGGAACTCAGACAGCGACAAAGCCAAGAGCGTATCACCTTTAACTGAGTTTTCTGCCACATGTGGTAAACCATTCGTTTTTGACATATCCTTAATGGGGGACCCTTATAAATTTGATCTGAGACCGTGCATACAAAATCCTCTTTGGACCCCAGAAGAAACAATGTGGACGGGGGTCCTATCGGGAGCAAGGAAAGGTACTTTTCCCTGCCCTTAG